A stretch of DNA from Streptomyces xanthii:
CATAGCGGCGCTTCTCACATGGCGGGACGCCTCTATGCACGGACTCGAGCGCGGGTGTATGGCCGCCGGAGCACCTGCCCACGGGCTTTCACACCGTAGGTGTGTCAGCAATACTGTAGAACCCGATCGCACGCGTACGAGGACGAGGATGACGACGGACATCGAGGACGCCGGGACGGCGTCGGGCCCCACGCTGACCGTCGACGAACTGGCGGCCCGCGCGGGCGTGACGGTCCGCACCATCCGCTTCTACAGCACCAAGGGACTGCTCCCGCCGCCGGTCATCGGGCCGCGCCGGGTCGGGCACTACGGGCAGGACCACCTCTCCCGGCTGGCGCTGATCGAGGAGCTCCAGCACCAGGGCATGACCCTTGCCGCGATCGAGCGGTACGTGGAGCAGCTGCCGGCGGACCTGAGCGCGCACGACCTGGCGATCCACCGGGCCGTCGTGGCGAGCTGGGCGCCGGACACGGCGGAGGAGATGAGTCTCGCCGACCTGGAGCGCCGGTCCGGGCGCCCGCTGTCCGGCGAGGATCTGGACCGGCTCGCGGCGATGGGCATCGTCGGCTACGAGGACGAGGCGGACGCCTACCGGGTGGACGTGACGCTGCTGCGGCTCGGCGTGCAGCTGCTCGACGTGCCGATCGCGCACGAGACGATCCTGGCCTCGCGGACCGTGCTGCTCGATCACGCGCGGGAGGCGGCGCACGAGCTGTCGCGGCTGTTCCGCGACGAGGTGTGGGGTCCCTACCGCGAGCGGGAGTCGGATCCCGAGCACGTCGCGGCGATGAAGTCGCTGTCGGCCCATATGCAGCCGATGGTGATGCAGGCGCTGGTGACCGCGTTCCAGCGGTCCCTGAGCGAGGAACTGCGGGAGGCGTTCCGCTCGGGCTCGGAGAACTGAGCGGAACGCCTCCCGGTGGGTGCTCGGCGGGTCAGTCGGAGAAGGTCTCGCCCTTCTCCGCCTTCTCGACGAGCAGCGCGGGCGGCAGGAACCGGTCGCCGTAGCGCTCGGCCAGCTCGCGCGAGCGGGCCACGAAGCCGGGCAGACCGCCCTCGTAGCCGTTGATGTACTGCAGGACGCCGCCGGTCCAGCCCGGGAAGCCGATGCCGAAGATCGAGCCGATGTTGGCGTCGGCGACGGAGGTGAGGACGCCCTCCTCGATCAGCTTCACCGTGTCGAGGGCCTCGCTGAAGAGCATGCGCTCCTGCATGTCCTCGAACGGGATGGTGTGGCCCGGCTTGGTGAAGTGCTCGCGCAGGCCCGGCCAGAGTCCGGCGCGCTTGCCGTCCTCGCCGTACTCGTAGAAGCCGGCGCCGCCGCTGCGGCCGGTGCGGCCGAACTCGTCGACCATGCGGTCGATGACGGCCTCGGCGGGGTGCGTGTCCCAGGTGCCGCCGGCCTCGGTGATCGCGGCCTTCGTCTCGTTGCGGATCTTGCGCGGCAGGGTGAGGGTCAGCTCGTCCATGAGGGAGAGCACCTTCGCCGGGTAGCCGGCCTGGCCCGCGGCCTGTTCGACGGACGCGGGCTCGATGCCCTCGCCGACCATGGCGACGCCCTCGTTGATGAAGTGGCCGATGACGCGCGAGGTGAAGAAGCCGCGCGAGTCGTTGACGACGATCGGCGTCTTGTTGATCTGCCGGACCAGGTCGAAGGCGCGGGCCAGCGCCTCGTCGCCGGTGCGCTCGCCCTTGATGATCTCGACGAGCGGCATCTTGTCGACGGGCGAGAAGAAGTGCAGACCGATGAAGTCGGCCTGGCGCTCGACGCCCTCGGCGAGGGCGGTGATGGGCAGCGTCGAGGTGTTGGAGCACAGCAGCGCGTCGGGCTCGACGAGGTGCTGGATCTCCTGGAACACCTTGTGCTTGAGCGACGGGTCCTCGAAGACGGCCTCGATGACGGCGTCGCAGCCCGCGACGTCCTGCGGGTCGGCGGTGGGGGTGATGCGGGCGAGCAGCGCGTCGGCCTTCTCCCGCGTGGTGCGGCCGCGGCCGACGGCCTTCTCGCAGAGCTTCTCCGAGTAGGCCTTGCCCTTGGCGGCGGACTCGGCGGAGACGTCCTTGAGGACGACCTCGATGCCGGCGCGGGCGCAGGAGTAGGCGATGCC
This window harbors:
- a CDS encoding MerR family transcriptional regulator, with translation MTTDIEDAGTASGPTLTVDELAARAGVTVRTIRFYSTKGLLPPPVIGPRRVGHYGQDHLSRLALIEELQHQGMTLAAIERYVEQLPADLSAHDLAIHRAVVASWAPDTAEEMSLADLERRSGRPLSGEDLDRLAAMGIVGYEDEADAYRVDVTLLRLGVQLLDVPIAHETILASRTVLLDHAREAAHELSRLFRDEVWGPYRERESDPEHVAAMKSLSAHMQPMVMQALVTAFQRSLSEELREAFRSGSEN
- a CDS encoding 3-hydroxyacyl-CoA dehydrogenase NAD-binding domain-containing protein, which produces MTASTTIRWEQDDTGIVTLVLDDPNQSANTMNQAFKDSIAAIADRAEAERDSIRGIIYTSAKKTFFAGGDLKDMMKAGPEDAQAVFETGTGIKNSLRRIETLGKPVVAAINGAALGGGYEIALASHHRVALDAPGSKIGLPEVTLGLLPAGGGVTRTVRLMGIADALLKILLQGTQYTPKRALDNGLVHEVAATREEMLEKARAFIDANPESQQPWDKPGYRIPGGTPANPKFAANLPAFPANLKKQLNGAPYPAPRNILAAAVEGSQVDFETALTIEARYFTELVTGQTAKNMIQAFFFDLQAVNSGANRPQGIEPRKVNKVAVLGAGMMGAGIAYSCARAGIEVVLKDVSAESAAKGKAYSEKLCEKAVGRGRTTREKADALLARITPTADPQDVAGCDAVIEAVFEDPSLKHKVFQEIQHLVEPDALLCSNTSTLPITALAEGVERQADFIGLHFFSPVDKMPLVEIIKGERTGDEALARAFDLVRQINKTPIVVNDSRGFFTSRVIGHFINEGVAMVGEGIEPASVEQAAGQAGYPAKVLSLMDELTLTLPRKIRNETKAAITEAGGTWDTHPAEAVIDRMVDEFGRTGRSGGAGFYEYGEDGKRAGLWPGLREHFTKPGHTIPFEDMQERMLFSEALDTVKLIEEGVLTSVADANIGSIFGIGFPGWTGGVLQYINGYEGGLPGFVARSRELAERYGDRFLPPALLVEKAEKGETFSD